Proteins encoded in a region of the Caldisericia bacterium genome:
- a CDS encoding DctP family TRAP transporter solute-binding subunit: MKKLLTIILITTLILGAFILSGCKKEEKVEFVPKTEYTMQLNVGPAFGWGMGAQKWADLIKIKTGGKINVKPYFSSALLQGKQTNWFQAVAEGSIDFAVESTINSSPVVKSHNLFSLPFFINTYENLDKIENGEAGKKIFEEMEKLGVVPFAWGENGFRQITNSKKPIRTPEDMKGLKFRVVGSPIFIEIFTALGADAVSMNWADAVTAFQQGAVDGQENPYGVLLPVQIWQYHKYVTNWNYVIDPLIFCVSKKTWDTFPDDIKQAIKEAAIEAAEWEKAFVRRGLDGGASIKLLKEKYNYIPEISDQIAYVKLNGMTVIDITEEDRQKFIQATKSVFDKWVDVVGKDLVELAKKDMGK; encoded by the coding sequence ATGAAAAAATTATTAACAATTATTTTAATCACAACATTAATTTTGGGAGCTTTTATTTTAAGTGGGTGTAAAAAGGAAGAAAAGGTTGAATTTGTTCCCAAAACTGAATATACAATGCAATTAAATGTAGGACCTGCTTTCGGTTGGGGAATGGGTGCTCAAAAATGGGCAGATTTAATTAAGATAAAAACTGGTGGAAAGATAAATGTTAAACCATATTTTTCAAGTGCTTTACTACAGGGAAAACAAACTAACTGGTTCCAGGCTGTTGCAGAAGGAAGTATTGATTTTGCTGTAGAATCAACTATTAACTCTTCACCTGTTGTTAAATCTCATAATCTCTTTTCTTTACCATTTTTTATTAATACATATGAGAATTTAGATAAAATTGAAAATGGAGAAGCTGGTAAAAAGATTTTTGAAGAAATGGAAAAGTTGGGTGTTGTTCCATTTGCTTGGGGAGAAAATGGTTTTAGACAGATAACTAATAGTAAAAAGCCAATAAGAACACCTGAAGATATGAAAGGTTTAAAATTTAGAGTTGTTGGATCACCAATATTTATTGAAATATTTACTGCATTAGGTGCTGATGCTGTAAGTATGAACTGGGCAGATGCAGTAACTGCATTCCAACAGGGAGCTGTTGATGGACAAGAAAATCCATATGGAGTTTTACTTCCTGTTCAAATTTGGCAATATCATAAATATGTCACAAACTGGAATTATGTCATTGATCCACTTATTTTCTGTGTTAGTAAAAAAACATGGGATACATTTCCTGATGACATAAAACAAGCAATAAAGGAGGCAGCAATTGAAGCTGCAGAATGGGAAAAGGCTTTTGTAAGAAGAGGTCTTGATGGAGGTGCTTCAATAAAATTACTAAAAGAGAAATATAATTATATTCCTGAGATATCAGATCAAATTGCTTATGTAAAACTTAATGGAATGACAGTTATTGATATAACTGAAGAAGATAGACAGAAATTCATTCAAGCAACAAAATCAGTTTTTGATAAATGGGTTGATGTTGTAGGAAAAGATTTAGT
- a CDS encoding sigma 54-interacting transcriptional regulator, translating into MINIINKINDEELNKRKKNFEIYIETSKKLFENFIDDKNPFTISLIDNNGLILLVFSAENKPFIEEGMVIDESLGVTAILKTIKNNEECEVLGDEHTFHILKSWSCAASPIRDINGNLVCLISISSEKDKYPSYGLKLAKLISYAIENEVNLKYTLKEIELSKHFAEVVAEGNKDGVLVLDKNANVLYINQVGANILKIDREKAIGKNVTEIVDFTPVILNVFKTHKGYIDKEYIIESPSRGLLHFIKTAVVLRDSNGNFIGVVDFFREIERVRKFVTSYIGAEAKFTFEDIKGESEKIKEVIRIAKIAAKSNSTVLITGETGTGKEMFAQAIHFESERCKGPFVAMNCGAIPRDLAESEFFGYEPGAFTDADKKGRPGKFELADGGTIFLDEIDELPPSLQIKLLRAIEDKVITRIGGTKSLKVNVRIISATNKNIQDLIDKGIFRKDLYYRLNVIHINIPPLRDRKEDIPILINHFINKFNLTLNKNIKGFDESFIEPLIYYDFPGNVRELQNIVERAINISETEILTKDHLPKYIFEKKLDLKDYINLEEIKKDYIVKLLKENDYNISKTSKKLGISRPTLYKIIKKYKLEKLI; encoded by the coding sequence ATGATAAATATCATTAACAAAATAAATGATGAAGAATTAAACAAAAGAAAAAAGAATTTTGAAATATATATAGAAACTTCAAAAAAATTATTTGAAAATTTTATTGATGATAAAAATCCTTTCACAATATCTCTAATTGATAATAATGGTCTAATTCTGTTAGTTTTTAGTGCTGAAAATAAACCTTTTATTGAGGAAGGGATGGTAATAGATGAATCATTAGGTGTAACTGCAATATTAAAAACAATTAAAAATAACGAAGAATGTGAAGTTTTAGGAGATGAACATACCTTTCATATATTGAAATCTTGGTCATGTGCTGCATCACCCATAAGAGATATAAATGGAAATTTAGTTTGTTTAATTAGTATCTCAAGTGAAAAAGATAAATATCCTTCATATGGTTTAAAATTGGCAAAATTAATTTCTTATGCAATTGAGAATGAGGTTAATTTAAAATATACATTAAAAGAAATTGAATTATCTAAACATTTTGCAGAGGTAGTTGCCGAGGGTAATAAAGATGGAGTTCTTGTTCTTGATAAAAATGCAAATGTTTTATATATTAATCAAGTTGGCGCAAATATATTAAAAATTGATAGAGAGAAAGCAATTGGCAAAAATGTAACAGAAATAGTCGATTTTACCCCAGTTATATTAAATGTATTTAAAACTCATAAAGGTTATATAGATAAAGAATATATAATTGAAAGCCCATCAAGAGGTTTACTTCATTTTATTAAAACTGCTGTAGTTTTAAGAGATTCAAATGGTAATTTTATAGGAGTTGTAGACTTCTTTAGAGAAATTGAAAGAGTCAGAAAATTTGTTACATCATATATAGGAGCAGAAGCAAAATTTACTTTCGAGGATATAAAGGGAGAGAGTGAAAAGATTAAAGAAGTTATAAGAATAGCAAAAATTGCAGCTAAATCAAATTCTACAGTCTTAATAACAGGTGAAACTGGAACAGGAAAAGAGATGTTTGCCCAAGCAATACACTTTGAAAGTGAAAGATGTAAAGGACCATTTGTTGCTATGAATTGTGGAGCAATTCCTAGGGACCTTGCAGAAAGTGAATTTTTTGGTTATGAACCTGGGGCATTTACAGATGCAGATAAAAAAGGAAGACCAGGAAAATTCGAACTCGCAGATGGCGGAACCATTTTTCTAGATGAAATAGATGAACTTCCTCCATCTTTGCAAATTAAATTATTAAGAGCAATTGAAGATAAAGTTATTACAAGAATAGGGGGAACAAAATCATTAAAGGTGAATGTCAGAATAATATCTGCAACAAATAAAAATATACAAGATTTAATAGATAAAGGAATTTTTAGAAAAGATCTATATTATAGATTAAATGTAATACATATTAATATTCCACCATTAAGAGATAGAAAAGAAGATATTCCAATATTAATTAATCATTTTATAAATAAATTTAATTTGACATTAAATAAAAATATAAAAGGTTTTGATGAGTCATTTATTGAACCTTTGATTTATTATGATTTTCCTGGAAATGTAAGAGAGTTACAAAATATAGTTGAAAGAGCAATAAATATTAGTGAAACAGAAATATTAACAAAAGATCATTTACCTAAATATATTTTTGAAAAAAAATTAGATCTAAAAGATTATATAAATCTTGAGGAAATTAAAAAAGATTATATTGTTAAATTACTAAAAGAAAATGATTATAATATATCAAAAACATCAAAAAAATTAGGAATATCAAGACCTACTTTATATAAAATCATAAAAAAATATAAATTAGAAAAATTAATATAA
- a CDS encoding thiamine pyrophosphate-dependent dehydrogenase E1 component subunit alpha, translated as MGNYSKEFLLSLYRTMVRIRTFELKAEELFLQGKLPGFIHLYIGEEAIATGAMANLRKDDYITSTHRGHGHMIAKGASMDKMMAELYGKKTGYCKGKGGSMHIADVSIGVLGANGEVGGGLPIAVGAAMGLKMLKKDSVVISFFGDGASNRGSFHESLNWASIYNLPVIFLCENNQFASTARVKETTSVENISDRAVGYNMKGVTIDGNDIILVYETVKEAVDRARNGGGPTLIEAKTYRLKGHFVGDPMLYRDQKEVEEFLKIEPIGKYEKFLYENGYLTNFEKENIWNEAKIEVESSVRFAEESEYPYPEEALEDLFEIDEGYDYF; from the coding sequence ATGGGTAATTATTCAAAAGAATTTCTACTTTCACTTTATAGAACTATGGTAAGAATCAGAACTTTTGAATTAAAAGCAGAGGAACTGTTTCTTCAAGGTAAATTACCTGGATTTATACATTTATATATAGGTGAAGAAGCAATAGCAACTGGTGCGATGGCAAACTTGCGTAAAGATGATTATATTACATCAACTCATAGAGGTCATGGTCATATGATAGCAAAAGGTGCATCAATGGACAAAATGATGGCAGAACTTTATGGTAAAAAAACAGGATACTGCAAAGGAAAAGGTGGCTCAATGCATATAGCAGATGTTTCTATTGGTGTTTTAGGAGCAAATGGTGAAGTAGGTGGTGGTTTACCAATTGCTGTTGGTGCTGCCATGGGTTTAAAAATGCTTAAAAAAGATTCTGTTGTTATCTCATTTTTTGGAGATGGCGCGTCAAATAGAGGATCTTTTCATGAATCTTTAAATTGGGCTTCTATATATAATTTACCAGTAATTTTTCTTTGTGAAAATAATCAATTTGCATCAACCGCTAGAGTTAAAGAAACCACTTCAGTAGAAAACATTTCAGATAGAGCAGTTGGATATAACATGAAAGGTGTAACAATAGATGGTAATGATATCATTCTTGTTTATGAAACAGTAAAAGAAGCTGTTGATAGAGCAAGAAATGGTGGTGGACCAACATTAATAGAAGCAAAAACATACAGATTAAAAGGACATTTTGTTGGTGATCCAATGTTATATAGAGATCAAAAGGAGGTAGAAGAATTTCTTAAGATAGAGCCTATTGGAAAGTATGAAAAATTTCTTTATGAAAATGGTTATTTGACAAATTTTGAAAAAGAAAATATTTGGAATGAAGCAAAAATTGAAGTCGAAAGTTCTGTTAGATTTGCTGAGGAAAGTGAATATCCTTATCCAGAAGAGGCATTGGAAGATTTATTTGAAATTGATGAAGGTTATGACTATTTTTAG
- a CDS encoding alpha-ketoacid dehydrogenase subunit beta, which produces MREITFAEALGEAMLEEMERDPTIFTYGEDIAKQGGIFGQYKSLLGKFKDRVIDTPISEEVIYGSALGAALVGMRPVVEFHFADFIFTGITSIVNQIMKFKHMTGGQGKIRVVLRGPDGIAKSAAAQHSESIETIFMHIPGIYVVIPSTPYDMKGLLKTALRCDDPVIIFEHKMLYKIKGPVPEEEYFIPFGKADIKREGKDVTVVATSRMVHESLKAADELKKDGIDVEVIDLRTLVPWDKDCVINSVKKTHHLVIAHETWKRAGWGAEIAAVVQEEAFDYLDAPITRVGAKNVHIAFSPPLQDYIVPDYKNVIEAVRRVLNV; this is translated from the coding sequence ATGAGAGAAATAACATTTGCTGAAGCACTCGGAGAGGCAATGCTTGAAGAAATGGAGAGAGACCCTACTATTTTTACATATGGTGAAGATATAGCAAAACAGGGAGGAATATTTGGCCAATATAAATCTTTATTAGGAAAATTTAAAGACAGAGTCATAGATACACCTATATCAGAAGAAGTTATTTATGGCTCAGCATTAGGAGCAGCATTAGTTGGTATGAGACCTGTTGTTGAATTTCATTTTGCAGATTTTATATTCACTGGGATAACTTCAATAGTTAATCAAATTATGAAATTTAAACATATGACAGGTGGACAAGGAAAAATTAGAGTTGTTTTGAGAGGACCAGATGGAATAGCAAAATCTGCAGCAGCACAACATTCTGAATCAATAGAAACAATATTTATGCATATACCTGGAATTTATGTTGTAATTCCTTCAACTCCATATGATATGAAAGGTTTACTTAAAACTGCTTTAAGATGTGATGATCCAGTAATTATTTTTGAACATAAAATGCTTTATAAAATTAAAGGGCCAGTACCAGAGGAAGAATATTTTATACCATTTGGAAAGGCAGATATAAAAAGAGAAGGAAAAGATGTAACTGTTGTTGCAACTTCAAGAATGGTACACGAATCATTGAAGGCAGCTGATGAACTTAAAAAAGATGGAATTGATGTGGAGGTAATAGATCTTAGAACACTCGTTCCTTGGGATAAAGATTGTGTTATAAATTCAGTTAAAAAAACACACCATTTAGTAATAGCACATGAAACATGGAAAAGGGCTGGATGGGGTGCAGAAATAGCAGCAGTAGTACAAGAAGAAGCATTTGATTATCTTGATGCTCCAATAACAAGAGTTGGTGCTAAAAATGTTCACATTGCATTTAGCCCACCATTACAAGATTATATAGTACCAGATTATAAAAATGTAATAGAAGCTGTAAGGAGAGTTTTGAATGTATGA
- a CDS encoding 2-oxo acid dehydrogenase subunit E2, protein MYELRMPKFGLTMEEGVITKWYKNEGDYIEKGEIVCEIESEKIINDLESPVSGILKKILVREGESKKVGDVIAIITEKDEEIREEVMETKKEKEEKEILASPSAKRLAKEKGIDLTKIKGSGPGGRIIEKDILDYIEKQEKSEEVIEELSPIRKEIIKNLTKSYENTILVTNVTKVNFTYLMNIKKSLLKEISITSIILKIVSEVLKKHKKFNANFDGEKLIKFMDINIGIATDTERGLVVPVIKKVNDLTIFEIDKKLKDLTQKAKENRLTIEETKDSHFTISNLGMMRTDFFTPILNVNEVGILGIGRINKEVQIDENGKIYLNDVCYLSLSYDHRVIDGADAARFLEDICSIIENEDKLNYILNLYKGGKIL, encoded by the coding sequence ATGTATGAGTTAAGAATGCCAAAATTTGGTTTAACAATGGAAGAGGGTGTTATAACAAAATGGTATAAAAATGAAGGGGACTATATAGAAAAAGGAGAAATAGTTTGTGAGATTGAATCAGAAAAGATAATAAATGATTTAGAATCACCTGTTTCTGGGATTCTTAAAAAAATATTAGTAAGAGAGGGAGAATCAAAAAAAGTAGGGGATGTTATTGCAATTATAACTGAGAAAGATGAAGAAATAAGAGAGGAGGTGATGGAAACAAAAAAAGAAAAAGAGGAAAAAGAAATTCTTGCCTCTCCTTCAGCAAAAAGATTAGCAAAAGAAAAAGGAATAGATTTAACAAAAATAAAAGGAAGTGGACCTGGTGGTAGAATAATTGAAAAAGATATTTTAGATTATATTGAAAAACAAGAAAAATCAGAAGAGGTAATTGAAGAACTATCACCTATTAGAAAAGAGATAATTAAAAATTTAACAAAATCTTATGAAAATACAATTCTCGTAACTAATGTAACAAAAGTAAATTTCACATACTTGATGAACATCAAAAAAAGTTTATTAAAAGAAATTTCTATCACATCAATAATTTTGAAAATTGTTAGTGAAGTATTGAAAAAACATAAAAAATTTAATGCAAATTTTGATGGTGAAAAATTGATAAAATTTATGGATATAAATATTGGTATTGCAACAGATACAGAGAGAGGCCTTGTTGTTCCAGTTATAAAAAAAGTAAACGATCTTACAATATTTGAAATTGATAAAAAATTAAAGGATTTAACTCAAAAAGCAAAAGAAAATAGGTTAACTATTGAGGAAACAAAAGACTCTCATTTTACAATTTCAAATCTTGGTATGATGAGAACTGATTTCTTTACTCCAATTTTAAATGTAAATGAAGTTGGAATTCTTGGAATAGGTAGAATAAACAAAGAGGTTCAGATAGATGAAAATGGGAAAATTTATTTAAATGATGTATGTTACTTATCATTATCATATGATCATAGGGTTATAGATGGTGCTGATGCTGCAAGATTTCTAGAAGATATTTGCAGCATTATTGAAAATGAAGACAAATTAAATTATATTTTAAATCTTTATAAAGGAGGTAAAATTTTATGA